The Pedobacter roseus genome contains a region encoding:
- a CDS encoding phage tail protein, whose product MDFLMLGTITLFAGDYAPVGFAKCDGSLLSITKNVQLFSILKTSYGGDGRSNFALPKLPSVEGAIYIIATEGYYPGHPAD is encoded by the coding sequence ATGGATTTTTTAATGCTGGGGACTATAACCCTTTTTGCCGGTGATTATGCGCCGGTAGGATTTGCGAAATGTGATGGATCGCTGCTATCTATTACTAAAAATGTACAGCTATTTTCTATCCTCAAAACAAGCTATGGCGGCGATGGCAGGTCGAATTTTGCCTTGCCTAAACTTCCGTCAGTAGAGGGTGCAATATATATCATTGCTACAGAGGGCTATTACCCCGGACATCCCGCGGATTAG
- a CDS encoding YtxH domain-containing protein yields the protein MKKETKIIVGVLAGAALGATIALALSSDSTSDLKSKVSDFFADLLDASKDKLAGLADKATSVAEKVKDKVAEINA from the coding sequence ATGAAAAAAGAGACAAAAATTATAGTAGGCGTATTAGCCGGAGCAGCACTTGGTGCAACCATCGCATTGGCATTATCATCAGATTCTACCAGCGATCTGAAAAGCAAGGTATCAGATTTTTTTGCTGATCTTTTAGATGCTTCGAAAGATAAATTAGCAGGTTTGGCAGACAAAGCCACAAGCGTTGCAGAAAAGGTTAAAGATAAAGTAGCAGAAATAAACGCTTAA
- a CDS encoding LLM class flavin-dependent oxidoreductase — MSNTKIKLSVLDQSPVRKGVTARRAIEETTILAQEAERLGYHRFWVSEHHNTTSLAGSTPEILIAHLANHTKTLRIGSGGIMLPNHSSLKVAESFRLLEVMHPNRIDLGMGRAPGTDRITASMLNPSNNWSEQDFVEQLRELQHYLHDTSDGGIQAKIKAIPISETVPQQWLLSSSGQSALFSAHFGMGFSFAHFINPIGGAQAVQYYREHFKPSADLAMPVENVALHVFCSEDEEKVKQQEALMSYRFLQLAKGKGLPAVGWDDIKGVSYTEAELEQIKANKQRMIYGTPTVIKEQLTKLAADYDVDELMAVTITEHFEDRIRSYELLADIFQ, encoded by the coding sequence ATGAGCAATACGAAAATTAAACTCAGCGTTTTAGATCAGTCGCCGGTGCGCAAAGGTGTTACTGCCCGCCGCGCCATTGAAGAAACCACTATACTTGCACAAGAAGCTGAAAGATTAGGTTATCACCGTTTCTGGGTTTCCGAGCATCATAATACCACCAGTTTGGCTGGTTCTACTCCTGAAATTTTAATTGCTCATTTGGCAAATCACACTAAAACCTTGAGGATAGGTTCTGGAGGTATTATGCTTCCCAACCACAGCTCATTAAAAGTTGCGGAGAGTTTTCGTTTATTGGAGGTAATGCATCCCAACCGCATTGATCTGGGAATGGGGCGTGCACCCGGTACCGACCGTATTACGGCTTCGATGCTAAATCCATCAAATAACTGGAGCGAACAGGATTTTGTAGAGCAGTTGCGCGAATTACAACATTACCTGCATGATACTTCTGATGGTGGCATCCAGGCAAAAATAAAGGCTATTCCGATTTCAGAGACCGTTCCACAACAATGGTTGTTAAGCAGCAGCGGACAAAGTGCATTATTTTCGGCCCATTTTGGAATGGGATTTTCTTTTGCACATTTCATTAATCCCATTGGCGGTGCGCAGGCTGTTCAATATTACAGGGAGCATTTTAAGCCTTCGGCAGATCTGGCAATGCCTGTTGAAAATGTGGCACTTCATGTTTTCTGTTCAGAAGATGAAGAAAAAGTGAAACAACAGGAAGCTTTAATGAGTTACAGGTTTTTACAGTTGGCAAAAGGTAAAGGATTGCCTGCCGTTGGCTGGGATGATATTAAAGGGGTAAGTTATACCGAGGCGGAATTGGAGCAGATTAAAGCCAATAAACAACGGATGATTTACGGTACACCAACTGTAATTAAAGAACAGCTTACCAAACTAGCTGCTGATTATGATGTAGATGAATTAATGGCTGTTACCATTACCGAGCATTTTGAAGATCGAATAAGATCCTACGAGTTGCTCGCGGATATTTTTCAATAA
- a CDS encoding MBL fold metallo-hydrolase RNA specificity domain-containing protein has product MNIAFHGAARTVTGSKHLITLKNGTQILLDCGLFQGMGHVTDKLNDYFGFDAKKVTYLVLSHAHIDHCGLLPKLVAEGFAGKIFCTSATMDLARILMMDSAKIQMQDTEYANRHLRHGEEMEEALYTEEDVTKTLSLMKIVEYEEDFEIEHGIRLKFTDAGHILGSAAVHLTITENGKPSRITFSGDVGRYGDLLLKSPQQFDQADYILMESTYGDSLHKDLDPIENMLLEIINNTCKVKKGKVIIPAFAVGRTQELLYALNGLELKGKLPDVPYYVDSPLSSKATEILKNHPEVYNNGVKETLKIDRDVFGFKGLRFIESVEESKALNEDPRPCVIISASGMAEAGRVKHHIRNNISNQKNTILMVGYCEPNSLGGRLIAGQKVVEIFRDQYEVKAEVQSIKSMSAHGDYEDLLHFLSCQDPAKVKQLFLVHGEYEVQQHFASRLKNNGFKHVAIPEYHQVFELE; this is encoded by the coding sequence ATGAACATTGCTTTTCATGGTGCCGCCCGTACCGTTACCGGGAGTAAGCACCTTATTACCTTAAAAAACGGTACCCAGATATTATTAGATTGTGGCTTATTTCAAGGAATGGGCCATGTTACCGATAAATTAAACGATTACTTTGGTTTCGACGCCAAAAAAGTTACCTACCTGGTTTTATCACACGCCCATATTGATCATTGCGGTTTATTGCCCAAATTGGTTGCCGAAGGTTTTGCAGGCAAAATTTTCTGTACATCGGCAACTATGGATCTTGCCCGCATACTGATGATGGATTCTGCAAAGATTCAGATGCAGGATACTGAATATGCGAACCGCCACCTCCGCCATGGCGAAGAAATGGAAGAAGCACTTTACACAGAAGAAGATGTTACCAAAACACTTAGTCTGATGAAAATCGTGGAGTATGAAGAAGATTTTGAAATTGAACATGGAATACGCCTGAAATTTACCGATGCCGGTCATATTTTGGGTAGTGCTGCCGTCCACCTTACGATTACTGAAAATGGCAAACCGAGCCGGATTACTTTTTCGGGCGATGTTGGCCGTTATGGTGATCTGCTTTTAAAAAGTCCCCAGCAATTTGATCAGGCCGATTATATTTTAATGGAATCTACCTATGGTGATTCGTTGCATAAAGACCTCGATCCGATCGAAAACATGCTCTTGGAGATCATCAACAATACCTGTAAAGTAAAAAAAGGTAAAGTAATAATCCCTGCATTCGCCGTAGGTCGTACACAGGAACTGCTTTATGCTTTAAACGGATTGGAACTGAAAGGTAAATTACCTGATGTTCCTTATTATGTAGATAGCCCTTTATCATCAAAAGCGACCGAAATCCTTAAAAATCATCCTGAAGTATATAATAATGGGGTTAAAGAAACCTTAAAGATAGATCGTGATGTGTTCGGATTTAAGGGCCTGCGTTTTATTGAGAGTGTAGAAGAATCGAAAGCCTTAAATGAAGATCCAAGGCCATGTGTGATTATTTCGGCATCGGGCATGGCAGAGGCTGGTCGCGTAAAACATCATATCCGGAATAATATCAGTAACCAGAAAAATACCATTTTAATGGTGGGGTATTGTGAGCCAAATTCGCTTGGTGGCAGGTTAATCGCCGGACAAAAAGTAGTAGAAATTTTCCGTGATCAATACGAAGTGAAAGCTGAAGTACAATCGATTAAATCGATGAGTGCGCATGGCGATTACGAAGATTTGTTGCACTTTTTATCTTGCCAGGATCCGGCGAAAGTAAAACAATTGTTTCTGGTTCATGGGGAATATGAAGTACAACAACATTTTGCTAGTAGATTAAAAAATAACGGTTTTAAACATGTAGCCATACCAGAATACCACCAGGTATTTGAGCTGGAGTAG
- a CDS encoding outer membrane beta-barrel protein: MKKLLLSLAFSLIIFSLFAQKNGSITGILADSANHKTTLNYSTVSVYKVGDSVLTTYKLSDDKGVFKINGLATGVKYRIVVTAWQYGTFRKEVELSAANPALNLGTLYLSTKANDLNEVVISAERPPVIVRKDTIEFNAESFKTLPSAVVEDLLKKLPGVSIAADGSIQVNGKSVSKILVDGKEFFGGDQQIATKNLPANIIDKVQVVDDKQAKRRDPDLTAAEIPQIINLKLKKAIKKGAFGKLYAGGGLKELYQAGGLMNFFRDTTQVSVLAYGNNINQPGFNPNDVQRIGGFNRSGVNSMMMTSGGYFEFNGISFGGSYNGVQTSSGGGFNFNTINKKGIKFNTQYFFGKSNNLLEKLSNTNQTLGTDRLITNANENTTSLILKHNIGGKLDWQIDSLTQLTIEPAIVLNSNNSISKVYSDNNNANNQLINTLENLNDRNSSGNKYQLRADLSKDFKKTGRSFNLGTDISASPNPTVNYNRSNSIFYLTPSTSEIDQLRDNTINNFRAYIYTNYTEPIGKKLNFKVDVSGNIINNENALNTFYRNPANQLYDIVVPDLSQTVKQAGFKTNTNISVRYKITKDLYIQPGMVHNYISLNNRFTNAADIDQRYNFIWPTFQFKYKIFSFNYSARFTEPNVSYLQPVADNTNAFYIRNGNPNLLPARTQGFSMNMYKYDPKSMINYNLYGYGNITKNGIVNAITINNGVQTVNPINMSGLYNFNGGANISKDFKKDKISLKVGLGFWANFDHTPVIVNSIRSNADVFYVGPNGSLRLNLNDKVEINQSYSINLNRSKYDDSFYTNISYNTYQSTSELIVRYPKKLVFETSYSLTLNDQKIAGYNNNIKFWNAALTYLFMKNDRAQLKFSVNDILQSNVRRNIQITGNSVIDTQSNNLGRYGMLTLTYNIQNFGQKVGGRQTFFNF, translated from the coding sequence ATGAAGAAACTCCTACTTTCACTTGCCTTTAGCCTAATTATATTCAGCCTGTTTGCCCAAAAAAATGGAAGCATTACCGGGATATTAGCTGATAGCGCTAACCACAAAACCACTTTAAATTATTCGACTGTTTCAGTTTACAAAGTTGGCGACAGCGTATTAACAACCTATAAGCTGTCAGACGATAAAGGTGTTTTTAAAATCAATGGCCTTGCCACGGGTGTAAAATACCGCATAGTGGTAACGGCATGGCAATATGGAACTTTTAGAAAAGAAGTAGAGCTAAGCGCAGCCAACCCGGCTTTAAACCTCGGCACACTTTACCTTTCTACAAAAGCGAACGATTTAAATGAAGTGGTAATTTCAGCAGAGCGCCCGCCCGTAATTGTACGTAAAGATACCATTGAATTTAATGCAGAATCATTTAAAACCCTGCCATCAGCAGTGGTAGAAGATCTTTTGAAAAAATTACCCGGCGTTTCTATCGCTGCCGATGGTTCTATACAAGTTAATGGAAAATCGGTAAGTAAAATCCTGGTGGATGGGAAAGAATTTTTTGGCGGCGACCAACAGATTGCAACCAAAAACCTGCCTGCCAATATTATCGATAAAGTGCAGGTAGTAGATGATAAACAGGCTAAAAGACGAGATCCGGATCTTACTGCAGCAGAAATCCCTCAGATTATCAATTTAAAACTGAAAAAAGCCATTAAAAAAGGTGCTTTTGGCAAATTATATGCTGGTGGAGGTTTAAAAGAACTTTATCAGGCCGGTGGATTGATGAACTTTTTCAGGGATACCACGCAGGTAAGTGTATTGGCTTATGGCAACAACATCAATCAGCCCGGTTTTAACCCCAATGATGTACAGCGTATCGGTGGATTTAACCGAAGCGGTGTAAACTCCATGATGATGACCTCCGGAGGTTATTTCGAGTTCAACGGAATTAGTTTTGGCGGAAGTTATAATGGCGTTCAAACTTCATCGGGCGGTGGTTTTAATTTTAATACGATCAACAAAAAAGGAATCAAATTTAATACGCAGTATTTCTTCGGAAAGTCCAACAACCTTTTGGAAAAACTTTCCAACACCAACCAAACCCTGGGCACAGACCGATTAATTACCAACGCTAATGAAAATACCACTTCTCTTATTCTAAAGCACAATATTGGTGGGAAATTAGACTGGCAGATCGACTCTTTAACACAGCTCACCATCGAGCCTGCAATTGTATTAAACTCCAATAATTCGATAAGTAAAGTTTATTCGGACAACAACAATGCAAATAACCAGTTGATTAATACGCTCGAAAATTTGAATGATAGAAACAGTTCCGGTAATAAATATCAGTTAAGGGCCGATCTTAGTAAAGATTTTAAGAAAACAGGAAGATCATTTAATCTCGGCACCGATATTTCTGCAAGCCCAAATCCGACTGTTAATTACAATAGAAGCAACAGTATTTTTTACCTTACTCCTTCTACATCAGAAATTGACCAGTTAAGGGACAATACAATCAATAATTTCAGGGCTTATATTTATACCAACTATACTGAACCCATTGGCAAAAAACTTAACTTTAAAGTAGATGTAAGTGGAAACATTATCAACAACGAAAACGCATTAAATACTTTTTACCGCAATCCGGCCAATCAACTGTATGATATTGTGGTGCCTGATTTATCGCAAACAGTTAAACAGGCAGGATTTAAAACCAATACCAATATAAGTGTGAGGTATAAAATAACCAAAGATCTCTACATTCAACCTGGTATGGTACACAATTACATCTCGCTCAATAACCGTTTTACAAATGCGGCAGATATCGATCAGCGGTATAACTTTATCTGGCCAACATTCCAGTTTAAATACAAAATTTTCTCGTTCAACTATTCTGCAAGGTTTACAGAGCCTAATGTGAGTTATCTTCAGCCTGTGGCAGACAATACCAATGCATTTTACATCAGGAACGGAAATCCAAACTTGTTGCCTGCCCGAACGCAAGGCTTCAGTATGAATATGTATAAATACGACCCTAAAAGTATGATCAACTATAATTTATATGGATATGGCAATATTACAAAAAATGGTATCGTAAATGCCATAACAATAAACAATGGCGTTCAAACGGTCAATCCAATAAATATGAGCGGCCTTTATAACTTTAATGGCGGCGCCAATATTTCGAAAGACTTCAAAAAAGATAAAATCAGTTTGAAAGTGGGTTTAGGTTTTTGGGCCAATTTCGATCATACACCCGTTATTGTTAACAGTATACGTAGCAATGCCGATGTTTTCTATGTTGGACCAAATGGCAGCCTAAGGTTAAACCTGAACGATAAAGTAGAAATCAATCAATCGTATTCAATCAATTTAAACCGCAGTAAATACGACGATAGTTTTTATACCAATATTAGCTACAACACCTATCAAAGTACATCTGAACTGATTGTCCGTTATCCAAAAAAACTGGTTTTCGAAACCAGCTATTCTTTAACCCTTAATGACCAAAAAATTGCAGGATATAACAATAATATTAAATTCTGGAATGCCGCGCTTACTTACCTATTTATGAAAAATGACAGGGCACAATTAAAATTTTCGGTAAACGATATTTTACAGAGCAACGTACGCAGAAACATCCAGATCACGGGCAATAGCGTTATCGATACGCAAAGCAATAACCTGGGCAGATACGGCATGCTTACCCTTACTTATAATATCCAAAATTTTGGACAGAAAGTGGGCGGAAGACAAACGTTTTTTAATTTTTAA
- a CDS encoding SAM-dependent methyltransferase, with amino-acid sequence MQKGTLYLIPVPLAEEVAHKTFTTYLVDTINQIDTYIVENSKTARKFLKEAGLKTPQKDLIVHDYGKHNRTDLGQFFVELAAGKDVGLMSEAGCPGIADPGADIVAEAHKRGIKVVPLVGPSSILLALMASGFNGQSFAFWGYLPIDKEQRTKRIKDLDLSASRYKQTQIFIETPFRNNQLFEEVLKSCKPNTQVCVASNLTAENEFIKTQSVYNWRKEEIDLHKQPTIFLLY; translated from the coding sequence ATGCAAAAAGGCACTTTATACCTTATTCCAGTACCATTGGCTGAAGAGGTAGCACACAAAACGTTTACCACTTATTTGGTTGATACCATTAACCAGATTGATACCTACATTGTAGAAAACAGTAAAACAGCCCGTAAATTTTTAAAGGAGGCTGGATTAAAAACTCCTCAGAAAGATTTGATTGTACACGATTACGGCAAACATAACCGCACTGATTTAGGTCAGTTTTTTGTTGAGCTTGCCGCCGGGAAAGATGTAGGTTTAATGAGCGAAGCAGGTTGTCCGGGCATTGCCGATCCGGGAGCCGATATTGTTGCAGAAGCGCATAAACGCGGCATTAAAGTGGTTCCATTGGTAGGGCCAAGTTCAATTTTATTAGCTTTAATGGCCTCAGGTTTTAACGGTCAGAGTTTTGCCTTTTGGGGATATTTACCTATAGACAAGGAACAGCGCACCAAAAGGATTAAAGATTTGGATTTATCGGCCAGCCGTTATAAACAAACTCAGATTTTTATCGAAACCCCATTCCGCAATAACCAGCTTTTTGAAGAGGTTTTAAAAAGTTGTAAACCTAACACCCAGGTTTGTGTAGCGAGTAACCTTACTGCCGAAAATGAATTTATTAAAACGCAAAGTGTTTATAACTGGCGCAAAGAGGAAATAGATCTTCATAAACAGCCAACTATATTTTTGTTGTACTAG
- a CDS encoding class I SAM-dependent methyltransferase, translating into MDVFGKALTDIYRTGEADALWLHNSYGEAEEMPLEFFFRDDEDMPVLELQALHLCSGKVLDIGAGVGSHALLLQAFNIDVTAIDISEAAVNIMKDRGVKKAFVQDVFTYQEKFDTIIMLMNGIGLTGTLPGFKNFLIKLKDLINPNGQVIFDSSDIAYLYEDMPKPENHYYGEVSYQYEYKGEKGNWFNWIYIDEETIKRTAKETGWDAELIFDDGEDQYLVKLTLT; encoded by the coding sequence ATGGATGTTTTTGGTAAAGCGCTAACAGATATTTACAGAACGGGCGAGGCAGATGCCCTTTGGTTGCATAATTCTTATGGAGAAGCTGAAGAAATGCCTTTAGAATTTTTCTTCCGTGATGATGAAGATATGCCGGTGTTAGAACTTCAGGCTTTGCATTTATGCAGTGGAAAAGTGTTAGACATTGGTGCAGGGGTGGGTAGTCATGCCTTACTTTTACAGGCTTTTAATATTGATGTTACCGCCATTGATATTTCGGAAGCTGCGGTAAACATTATGAAAGACCGTGGCGTAAAAAAAGCATTTGTACAGGATGTTTTTACCTATCAGGAAAAATTCGATACCATTATCATGCTGATGAATGGTATTGGCTTAACCGGGACTTTGCCCGGCTTTAAAAATTTCCTGATCAAATTAAAAGACCTCATCAATCCCAACGGACAGGTAATTTTCGATTCTTCGGATATCGCTTATTTATACGAAGATATGCCAAAACCTGAAAATCATTATTACGGTGAAGTATCTTACCAGTACGAATATAAAGGCGAAAAAGGCAACTGGTTCAACTGGATTTATATAGATGAAGAAACCATCAAACGTACTGCAAAGGAAACAGGATGGGATGCTGAACTGATTTTTGATGATGGAGAAGATCAGTATTTAGTCAAATTGACTTTAACGTAA
- a CDS encoding DUF6600 domain-containing protein, with protein MKTLKSTALVLGLFALLAGTTTLVRAQDYQNDYQDDGYSTGNISLQTFYDELSPYGTWIQDPQYGYVWRPDVDQSDFRPYYTNGRWAMTEYGNTWVSNYDWGWAPFHYGRWVINSYRQWIWLPDTSWGPAWVDWRSGDGYYGWAPMAPSISINLSFGRRYSVPEFCWNFIPQRNIYINTFPRYDYGRNNVYIRNTTIINNTYVYNRRNYYGGPRIEDIRRATNRDVTVYRYAQSSRPGASRVGGREVSIYRPRPERNAVDNRSAAPRRFEQGNAGISRNGRNEGYTSRDQRGGNPGNNDNRFGSRDNRTSTQPDRNNGTVGRDNNQPNNRGEVYNRDANGRVSRGVTNGIDNGNRQDNANRGQDQQRLEQVRQQRNQDRMSADQQRTQRDMQPAQRGQDDQQRAQMEQQRAQRNEQMQQQRSQQAQQQQQERTQRDAQAQQQRNEQMQQQRSQQVQQQQQERTQRDAQAQQQRNEQMQQQRSQQAQQQQQERAQRDAQAQQQRNEQMQQQRAQQAQQQQQERAQRDAQAQQQRAQQQQQQQQRQEQRRSEAPPQQRGGGESGRPSRGGRG; from the coding sequence ATGAAAACACTGAAATCTACGGCACTTGTGCTGGGGCTCTTTGCGCTCCTTGCCGGAACCACAACCCTTGTCAGGGCACAAGACTATCAAAACGATTACCAGGATGATGGTTACAGTACTGGTAATATCTCTTTACAGACTTTTTACGACGAACTTTCTCCTTATGGTACCTGGATTCAGGATCCTCAATATGGTTATGTTTGGCGTCCGGATGTAGATCAAAGTGATTTCCGTCCATATTACACAAACGGACGTTGGGCCATGACAGAATATGGCAATACCTGGGTTTCCAATTACGATTGGGGCTGGGCACCTTTCCACTATGGCCGTTGGGTAATTAACAGTTACAGGCAATGGATCTGGTTACCTGATACCAGTTGGGGACCAGCCTGGGTAGATTGGAGAAGTGGTGATGGTTATTACGGATGGGCACCGATGGCACCGAGTATCAGTATTAATTTAAGCTTTGGCCGCCGTTATTCAGTGCCCGAGTTCTGCTGGAACTTTATTCCACAGCGTAACATTTATATCAATACTTTCCCAAGATATGATTACGGACGCAACAATGTATATATCCGCAATACCACCATCATCAATAATACCTATGTATATAACAGAAGAAATTATTATGGCGGGCCAAGGATTGAAGATATCAGACGTGCAACCAATAGGGACGTAACTGTTTACCGTTATGCACAAAGTTCAAGACCGGGCGCAAGCAGGGTTGGTGGCAGAGAGGTTTCTATTTACAGACCAAGACCAGAACGTAATGCAGTGGATAACCGCAGTGCTGCACCAAGGAGATTTGAACAAGGCAATGCTGGTATTAGCAGAAATGGAAGAAACGAAGGTTATACCAGCCGCGATCAAAGAGGCGGAAATCCAGGTAATAACGATAACCGTTTTGGATCAAGAGATAACCGTACCTCTACACAACCAGATAGAAATAACGGCACTGTAGGCAGAGATAATAATCAGCCTAATAATAGGGGCGAGGTTTATAACAGGGATGCAAATGGCCGTGTTAGCCGTGGAGTTACCAACGGTATCGATAATGGAAACAGACAGGATAATGCAAACCGTGGTCAGGATCAGCAACGTTTGGAGCAGGTGAGACAACAGCGTAATCAGGACCGCATGAGTGCCGATCAGCAGCGTACACAACGTGATATGCAACCAGCACAACGTGGTCAGGATGATCAGCAACGTGCTCAAATGGAGCAACAAAGGGCACAACGTAACGAACAAATGCAACAACAGCGTTCGCAACAAGCCCAGCAGCAACAGCAAGAAAGGACTCAGCGAGATGCTCAGGCTCAGCAACAACGTAATGAGCAAATGCAACAACAACGTTCACAACAGGTGCAACAGCAGCAGCAAGAAAGGACACAACGCGATGCACAAGCTCAGCAACAACGTAATGAGCAAATGCAACAGCAACGTTCGCAACAAGCGCAGCAACAACAGCAGGAAAGGGCACAACGCGATGCACAAGCTCAACAACAACGTAATGAGCAGATGCAGCAGCAACGTGCACAACAAGCCCAGCAACAACAGCAGGAGCGTGCACAGCGTGATGCTCAGGCTCAGCAACAGAGAGCCCAGCAACAACAACAGCAGCAACAGAGACAAGAACAAAGAAGATCGGAAGCTCCACCACAACAAAGAGGTGGTGGTGAAAGTGGAAGACCATCAAGAGGTGGCAGAGGATAA
- a CDS encoding DUF5694 domain-containing protein, with amino-acid sequence MMKTIQKLSLAFLLLTAIAFKSSAQNQIEIVIVGSGHDNSKSTQNFQTIIHKLKNFKPDMVFGEYLPEADYAKLEESNWAMKVFKKGHDYIEKLNPETPKNITSQIKKDQKALSSFAYYHKTRMNLVVNYAKNWDRANAEYQIFILQNYMKNSFGKEEQAEYAKMFGSVDSLKKVGLYRTGSEYSKIYFPLIYQLGQNQIYKMDCQTYDKPWSEAWAKTDSLYKIMINKAKADSTSAEAATVKAIETYWSYSEDESKVFNADPYAGMNTVKYGLLDEAWNFYGGTHFYGYAGFPTESVKAMIAQWTLRNEGMCKNIIEQAKAKKAKRVIVGVGASHRKWMEEILAKNPAVKIINYNDLH; translated from the coding sequence ATGATGAAAACTATACAAAAACTTAGCCTTGCATTTTTACTGTTAACCGCAATTGCGTTTAAATCGAGTGCTCAAAATCAAATCGAAATTGTAATTGTTGGCTCTGGCCACGATAATTCTAAATCGACACAAAATTTTCAGACCATCATCCATAAGTTGAAAAACTTTAAACCTGATATGGTTTTTGGCGAATATTTACCAGAGGCAGATTACGCTAAACTTGAAGAAAGCAATTGGGCGATGAAAGTTTTTAAAAAAGGTCATGATTACATCGAAAAACTAAATCCGGAAACGCCAAAAAATATTACTTCTCAGATTAAAAAAGACCAGAAAGCACTTTCATCTTTTGCTTACTATCATAAAACCCGGATGAACCTGGTAGTAAACTATGCTAAAAACTGGGACAGGGCAAATGCAGAATATCAGATTTTTATCCTCCAAAATTACATGAAAAATAGTTTCGGTAAAGAAGAACAGGCTGAGTATGCAAAAATGTTCGGCAGCGTAGATTCTTTAAAAAAAGTAGGTTTATATAGAACAGGGAGCGAATACAGCAAAATATATTTCCCGCTTATTTATCAATTGGGTCAAAATCAGATTTATAAAATGGATTGCCAAACTTATGATAAACCATGGAGTGAGGCCTGGGCTAAAACCGATTCTTTATACAAAATCATGATCAATAAAGCCAAGGCTGATAGCACTTCGGCTGAAGCAGCAACCGTTAAAGCCATAGAAACCTATTGGAGTTATAGCGAAGACGAATCGAAAGTTTTTAATGCCGATCCGTATGCCGGCATGAACACGGTGAAATATGGGTTGCTGGATGAAGCCTGGAACTTTTACGGAGGTACTCATTTTTATGGTTATGCGGGTTTTCCTACCGAATCGGTAAAAGCGATGATTGCCCAATGGACCTTAAGAAACGAAGGCATGTGCAAAAACATCATTGAACAGGCAAAAGCGAAAAAAGCTAAAAGGGTTATTGTGGGAGTTGGCGCCTCGCACCGCAAGTGGATGGAAGAAATTCTGGCTAAAAACCCAGCGGTAAAAATTATTAATTATAACGATCTGCACTAA
- a CDS encoding HAD family hydrolase, producing MKRIFFIDLDNTIYFTKPNEEQLMGELYRFLESLDLGISKEDFQLAKQDMLKTPFLKVAKKYGFKEEVMPEVISYLHNREVTKPLKPSEDYHYIKSLTGRKFIVTAGFPKQQQSKVKMLGIADDFEEVHVVDVSTTNKKKTFEMLIDQHHLNKADILIIGDDAESEIKFGLELGISTFLLDPDNLHPNAESTFRGNDLSNLHAAAGQA from the coding sequence ATGAAACGCATATTTTTTATAGATCTGGATAATACCATTTATTTTACCAAACCGAACGAAGAACAGTTGATGGGCGAATTATACCGTTTCTTAGAAAGTCTGGATTTAGGGATTAGCAAAGAAGATTTTCAACTTGCCAAACAGGATATGTTAAAAACGCCTTTTCTAAAAGTGGCGAAAAAATATGGTTTTAAGGAAGAGGTGATGCCCGAAGTGATTTCCTACCTCCATAACAGGGAAGTGACCAAACCTTTAAAACCAAGCGAAGATTATCACTATATAAAAAGCCTGACCGGCCGGAAATTTATTGTAACTGCAGGTTTTCCAAAACAGCAGCAATCAAAAGTAAAAATGCTGGGCATTGCCGATGATTTTGAGGAAGTACATGTTGTTGACGTTTCTACTACCAATAAGAAGAAAACTTTTGAGATGTTGATCGATCAGCATCACCTTAACAAAGCAGATATTTTAATTATTGGCGATGATGCCGAATCGGAAATTAAATTCGGACTGGAACTGGGGATCAGCACTTTTTTACTCGATCCCGATAACCTACATCCAAATGCCGAAAGCACTTTTAGAGGGAATGATTTGAGTAATTTGCATGCAGCAGCGGGGCAAGCTTAG